Proteins found in one Oncorhynchus tshawytscha isolate Ot180627B unplaced genomic scaffold, Otsh_v2.0 Un_contig_8108_pilon_pilon, whole genome shotgun sequence genomic segment:
- the LOC112238547 gene encoding B-cell receptor CD22-like isoform X2: MGAGAQHSNLVIVLLMTTGLHVDLTPDLVVDAEWAVLTCGSCFISENPTYTWYRDKQPLTYTNKVKVIANYLELDPVGREDANSYSCAVSGREDSPGPAVILVVGYFPKNTSVSVTVSHSGEIVEGRSVTLTCSSDAKPPVDKYTWYKKNEEQTGFSETGSGQSYIILNISNEDSGQYFCKAENQYRPLDSATVHLSVAGKPVLAAGSLLLIFYGTLKKR, encoded by the exons GGCTCCATGTTGATTTGACCCCTGACCTAGTTGTGGATGCCGAGTGGGCCGTCCTGACCTGTGGCTCCTGCTTCATCAGCGAGAATCCCACCTACACCTGGTACAGGGACAAACAGCCTTTGACCTATACCAACAAGGTCAAGGTTATAGCCAACTACCTGGAACTAGACCCGGTAGGCAGGGAAGATGCAAACAGCTACTCCTGTGCGGTGAGCGGCAGAGAGGATTCCCCTGGTCCGGCAGTGATCCTTGTAGTGGGAT ACTTCCCAAAGAACACCTCAGtgtcagtcacagtcagtcactcTGGTGAAATAGTGGAGGGCAGATCAGTGACTCTGACCTGCAGCAGTGATGCCAAGCCACCAGTGGACAAATACACCTGGTACAAGAAGAATGAAGAACAGACGGGGTTCTCAGAAACAGGATCAGGGCAGAGTTACATCATCCTTAACATCAGCAATGAGGACAGCGGGCAGTACTTCTGTAAGGCTGAGAATCAATACAGACCACTTGACTCTGCAACTGTGCATCTCAGTGTAGCAG GTAAACCAGTGTTGGCAGCTGGATCTCTCCTACTCATCTTCTACGGCACACTGAAGAAGAGGTGA